A stretch of [Clostridium] scindens DNA encodes these proteins:
- a CDS encoding HD-GYP domain-containing protein, which translates to MDLVLEPGFYYALQSIDAQGNNFDFTTWGSPLTQEQITDYLKMLIYIIDFRSRHTVTHTITTTNISYELGRRMNLDSDYLDKIVCGALLHDVGKVGVPVEILEYPGRLSPQAMNVMRKHVDITGEIFGGEIDETIQNIALRHHEKLDGSGYPLGLTASELTVGERIVAVADIVSALTGTRSYKDAYPKERVLSIVSEQKDLGKIDSNIVDILIKDYDEIMASTRLVCQPVLDKYENIQKDFQKLL; encoded by the coding sequence GTGGATCTGGTACTGGAGCCAGGATTTTACTACGCTTTACAGAGTATAGATGCTCAAGGCAATAACTTTGACTTTACTACCTGGGGAAGCCCGCTTACCCAGGAGCAGATTACGGACTACTTGAAAATGCTGATCTACATCATCGATTTTCGAAGCCGGCATACGGTCACCCACACCATAACCACGACGAATATCAGTTATGAATTGGGAAGAAGGATGAATCTGGATTCCGACTATCTGGATAAGATCGTGTGCGGCGCATTGCTTCACGATGTTGGAAAAGTAGGGGTTCCGGTGGAAATCCTGGAATACCCGGGCAGGCTGAGCCCCCAGGCAATGAATGTCATGCGAAAACATGTAGATATCACCGGGGAGATATTCGGAGGAGAGATAGATGAAACCATCCAGAACATCGCGCTCCGGCACCATGAAAAACTGGACGGCTCCGGCTATCCGCTTGGCCTGACGGCCAGCGAGCTGACGGTGGGCGAACGCATCGTGGCTGTGGCGGATATCGTTAGCGCCCTTACCGGTACGCGTAGTTATAAGGATGCCTACCCCAAGGAACGGGTTCTGTCTATTGTATCCGAGCAAAAGGATCTGGGAAAAATAGACAGCAACATTGTAGACATCCTTATAAAAGATTATGATGAGATTATGGCTTCCACCCGCCTGGTCTGCCAGCCTGTCCTTGACAAATATGAAAATATCCAGAAGGATTTCCAGAAACTGCTATGA
- a CDS encoding HD domain-containing protein, which translates to MLQYTEPIDNKSLFEIIRRTCNCVDPRLMDHGLRVAYIAAQILKKTGENDVNKLRDFCLVTVLHDIGAYKTEEISKMLLFETQNMWEHSMYGYLFLKYFSPLEKLSPVVLYHHTPWEELAGINEIDEETKRYA; encoded by the coding sequence ATGCTTCAGTATACAGAGCCCATTGACAACAAAAGCTTGTTTGAGATTATCCGGAGAACCTGCAACTGCGTAGACCCCCGGCTAATGGATCACGGACTGCGGGTTGCGTATATCGCAGCACAGATCTTGAAAAAGACCGGAGAAAATGACGTTAATAAACTAAGGGACTTCTGTCTTGTAACCGTGCTCCATGATATCGGGGCATATAAGACAGAGGAGATCTCCAAAATGCTTCTGTTTGAGACCCAGAATATGTGGGAGCATTCTATGTATGGCTATCTGTTCCTAAAGTACTTCTCTCCTCTGGAAAAACTTTCCCCTGTCGTGTTATATCATCACACGCCGTGGGAGGAACTGGCTGGAATAAATGAAATAGATGAGGAAACGAAGAGATATGCGTAG
- a CDS encoding DUF5714 domain-containing protein, whose product MIARGEGACLVCGKPIVYYEKAQEMECVMCHKRFESHASCEDGHYICDACHAKKGIQVIMEGCAKSTSRNPVAIMQELMMNPYIYMHGPEHHVMVGAALLTAYRNSGEKIDLDAALQEMKARGSEYPGGACGLWGCCGAAVSTGMFMSIITKATPLTGRSWKLSNLMTSRALKSIAELGGPRCCKRDSFTAAIAAVELVKEELGVEMELPEKITCDFSNENEQCLKKHCPYHRISC is encoded by the coding sequence ATGATTGCAAGAGGAGAAGGGGCCTGCCTGGTATGCGGCAAGCCAATCGTATATTATGAAAAGGCGCAGGAAATGGAGTGCGTGATGTGCCATAAGAGGTTTGAAAGCCATGCCAGCTGTGAGGATGGGCATTATATATGTGATGCCTGCCATGCCAAGAAGGGAATCCAGGTGATTATGGAAGGATGCGCCAAGAGCACATCCAGAAACCCTGTAGCCATTATGCAGGAATTGATGATGAATCCCTATATATACATGCATGGGCCGGAGCATCACGTGATGGTGGGAGCAGCCCTTCTTACGGCATACCGTAACAGCGGGGAAAAAATCGATCTGGATGCAGCCCTTCAGGAGATGAAGGCCAGGGGAAGCGAGTATCCCGGCGGAGCCTGCGGCCTGTGGGGATGCTGCGGAGCAGCGGTAAGCACGGGAATGTTCATGAGTATTATTACAAAGGCAACGCCGCTTACAGGACGGTCATGGAAACTGTCAAATCTTATGACTTCCAGGGCGCTTAAGTCTATCGCGGAACTTGGAGGCCCAAGATGCTGCAAGAGGGATTCCTTTACCGCTGCTATAGCCGCGGTAGAACTGGTAAAAGAGGAATTGGGAGTGGAGATGGAACTTCCGGAAAAGATTACCTGTGATTTTTCAAATGAAAACGAGCAGTGCCTGAAGAAGCACTGCCCATATCATAGAATATCATGTTAG
- a CDS encoding zinc ribbon domain-containing protein, which produces MEKQQYVCPKCGNNHYESDQFQATGGNFAKVFDVQNKKFVTISCTRCGYTELYKRANSEGWDIFDFLMG; this is translated from the coding sequence ATGGAAAAACAACAATATGTATGTCCCAAGTGCGGAAACAACCACTATGAAAGCGACCAGTTTCAAGCTACAGGAGGCAATTTTGCCAAGGTATTCGATGTCCAGAACAAGAAGTTCGTGACCATCTCATGCACCCGCTGCGGCTACACTGAACTTTACAAGCGTGCCAATTCCGAAGGATGGGATATCTTCGACTTCCTAATGGGCTAA
- a CDS encoding YccF domain-containing protein, whose product MGCLGNILWFIFGGCLSGLSWAFAGLLWCITIVGIPVGMQCFKFAALSFFPFGKEVTYGGGAGSFLLNIIWLIVSGFWLAVESAVIGAILCATIIGIPFGLQQFKLAKLALMPFGSTVY is encoded by the coding sequence ATGGGATGTCTGGGGAATATTTTATGGTTTATCTTCGGCGGATGCTTAAGCGGCCTTAGCTGGGCATTTGCGGGCCTGCTGTGGTGCATCACCATCGTTGGCATTCCAGTGGGGATGCAGTGTTTTAAATTCGCCGCCTTAAGCTTCTTCCCCTTTGGGAAAGAGGTAACCTATGGCGGAGGCGCAGGCTCGTTTCTGCTAAACATAATCTGGCTGATCGTCTCCGGTTTCTGGCTGGCTGTGGAATCGGCTGTCATCGGGGCGATTCTTTGTGCCACGATCATCGGCATCCCCTTTGGTCTGCAGCAGTTTAAACTGGCCAAACTGGCACTGATGCCTTTTGGCTCAACCGTATACTAA
- a CDS encoding SGNH/GDSL hydrolase family protein: MKKILFLGDSITDAHHNLGVDDRGLGDGYVQMIARQLEESGEEARVENRGHDGFTVQGLWRMLGRDCILRKPDVVSILIGCNDVGIMMNTGKSLNEQGFARYYQNLLEEILTETEADIICMGPFIFPHPEEYRRWIPGILMAEQMVKEAALAYGLPFIPLHEEMLKEADRKGYDALTEDGIHLTREGAKIVAGKWMECWRKRRHDNIKI, translated from the coding sequence ATGAAGAAAATATTGTTTTTAGGAGACAGTATTACGGATGCCCACCATAATCTGGGCGTGGATGACAGAGGACTGGGCGACGGATATGTGCAGATGATTGCCCGGCAGCTTGAAGAATCCGGCGAAGAAGCGAGGGTGGAAAACCGGGGCCATGACGGTTTTACTGTCCAGGGATTGTGGAGAATGCTTGGAAGAGACTGCATTCTCAGGAAGCCGGATGTCGTCAGCATACTGATTGGCTGCAATGACGTAGGCATTATGATGAATACAGGAAAAAGCCTTAATGAGCAAGGGTTTGCCCGCTATTACCAAAATCTTCTGGAAGAGATCCTCACAGAGACAGAGGCGGACATAATCTGCATGGGTCCATTCATATTTCCCCATCCAGAGGAATACCGCAGGTGGATTCCCGGGATTCTCATGGCAGAGCAGATGGTGAAGGAAGCAGCGCTTGCCTACGGACTGCCCTTTATCCCTCTGCATGAAGAGATGCTTAAAGAAGCGGACAGAAAAGGGTACGACGCTTTGACGGAAGATGGCATCCACCTTACCCGGGAGGGCGCGAAGATAGTGGCGGGGAAATGGATGGAATGCTGGAGGAAACGAAGGCATGACAATATTAAGATATAA